A genomic window from Ruminiclostridium cellulolyticum H10 includes:
- a CDS encoding phage tail family protein gives MGSTIEMRNIVIDFQIENNYSANRNLLYSIFVPKSEGTMIFEQDNIKRKISCRVESLVINDNKIPKTASLSLLCPSPFWEDINSIRNNIASWLPAFEFPLEIVPDGIEMSQRQLSLVVNVINNGDIPLGMVVEFKALGSVSNPSIFNVYKQQELKINIDMQAGDIITVSTLYGKKRAELNRSGIITNVINALDPDSVFLQFELGDNLIRYNADQNLNNLEVSIYYTPAYLGV, from the coding sequence ATAGGCAGCACAATAGAAATGAGAAATATTGTTATTGATTTTCAAATTGAGAACAACTATTCAGCCAATAGGAATCTTCTATACAGTATTTTTGTCCCAAAGTCGGAAGGAACTATGATATTTGAACAGGATAACATAAAGAGGAAAATTTCATGCAGAGTTGAAAGTCTTGTAATCAATGATAATAAAATACCAAAGACTGCATCACTAAGCTTACTGTGTCCCAGCCCCTTTTGGGAAGATATCAACAGTATCCGCAATAATATTGCTTCATGGCTTCCGGCATTTGAATTTCCACTTGAAATAGTACCTGATGGTATTGAAATGAGCCAAAGACAGTTGAGCCTTGTGGTCAATGTAATCAATAACGGAGACATACCACTTGGAATGGTAGTCGAATTTAAAGCTTTGGGAAGTGTGTCAAATCCTAGTATTTTTAATGTTTATAAGCAACAGGAGCTTAAAATTAATATTGATATGCAGGCCGGAGATATTATAACAGTAAGTACCCTATATGGAAAGAAAAGAGCGGAATTAAACAGATCAGGAATTATAACAAACGTGATTAATGCCCTTGATCCTGACAGCGTATTTCTACAATTTGAGCTAGGAGATAATCTTATCAGGTATAATGCAGACCAAAACCTCAACAACCTAGAAGTATCAATTTACTATACTCCGGCCTATCTGGGGGTGTGA
- a CDS encoding siphovirus ReqiPepy6 Gp37-like family protein, with protein sequence MELYIYNRSLDLIGLIDVFDSLRWRRRYFQPGEFELHLKYTAENVKLLEEDNIIARRDANEAGIVEGISIDKDELAVKGRFLSSLTERRIVIKETILNTTAELAMRTLVRNMNKIPFLELGELKNYTETVDLQVTYKNVCTTLTKIAKVSNIGYRVRFNRKNKELLFECYKGVSRSASQNVNPRAIFSEEFENVTDSKYSLENENYKTVAIVGGEGEGTARVIVTVGDTTGLERRELFVDAKDIQKGDLTDNGYKALLIQRGIEALAQAVKNETFESNVNLQSSLVYKKDFNLGDIVTCTNRAWNKAIDVRITEIEEVYEKGIITLTPTFGSPLPELKDILKGE encoded by the coding sequence GTGGAACTTTACATATATAACAGAAGCCTTGATTTAATTGGACTTATTGATGTATTTGATAGCCTGAGGTGGCGGAGAAGGTATTTTCAGCCCGGAGAATTTGAACTGCATTTAAAGTACACCGCTGAGAATGTGAAATTACTTGAGGAGGACAATATAATTGCCCGGCGGGATGCGAATGAAGCTGGGATAGTTGAGGGAATCAGCATAGATAAAGATGAACTTGCAGTCAAAGGACGCTTTTTATCATCCCTCACTGAACGGCGAATCGTAATTAAGGAAACCATATTGAATACCACAGCAGAACTTGCCATGAGGACACTTGTAAGAAACATGAATAAGATACCGTTTCTGGAACTGGGGGAACTAAAAAACTATACAGAAACAGTTGATTTACAGGTAACTTATAAAAATGTATGCACCACATTAACTAAAATCGCCAAGGTTAGCAATATCGGATACAGGGTTAGATTTAACAGAAAAAATAAAGAGCTTTTGTTTGAATGTTATAAGGGAGTTAGCAGAAGTGCATCACAGAACGTAAATCCAAGGGCCATCTTCTCTGAAGAGTTCGAAAATGTAACCGATAGTAAATATTCTCTTGAAAATGAAAATTATAAGACTGTTGCAATAGTGGGCGGTGAAGGAGAAGGAACAGCAAGGGTAATTGTTACAGTGGGAGATACAACAGGTCTTGAAAGACGAGAACTATTCGTTGATGCCAAAGACATACAAAAAGGTGATTTAACGGACAATGGCTACAAGGCATTGTTAATCCAGCGTGGGATTGAAGCTTTGGCCCAGGCAGTCAAAAATGAGACTTTTGAAAGCAATGTAAATCTTCAATCAAGTTTGGTATATAAAAAGGATTTTAACCTCGGAGATATTGTTACCTGTACGAACCGAGCATGGAACAAAGCCATTGATGTTCGCATAACCGAAATCGAAGAAGTATATGAAAAAGGTATCATAACACTAACACCTACTTTCGGGAGTCCACTCCCGGAGTTAAAGGATATTTTGAAGGGGGAATAA
- a CDS encoding IS3 family transposase (programmed frameshift), protein MKKRRTFTPEQKTKIVLEVLKEAQTLTEIAAKYEIQPNQLTRWKSEFIKNANRAFSDDADETEQLKQVHEAQIDELHRQIGQLTVERNWLKKKLNNSACRQSRQSMVDKKHKKLTITRQCQLLGLNRSTLYYQPHEPDRSEEYRIKWLIDEIYTRDSSLGYRRMTHILHRDHGININKKRTRRYMREMNIYGICPGPNLSKRGRLKYVHPYLLRGLTIDRPNQVWSVDITYCRMPKGHMYLAAIIDWHSKYIVGYELSNTMDKSLVLNLVKRTITAHGKPEIINSDQGSQFTCEDYINLLKENNIKVSMDGKGQALDNICIERFWRSLKWEKLYLEEYSTPKQLRNIIQEYIAYYNIYRPHQTLEYRTPGEVYYRTLAEKTA, encoded by the exons ATGAAAAAGAGAAGAACTTTTACCCCTGAACAGAAAACCAAAATAGTCCTCGAAGTCTTAAAAGAGGCACAAACATTGACAGAGATCGCTGCTAAGTACGAAATCCAACCAAATCAGCTTACGCGTTGGAAATCTGAGTTCATAAAGAATGCCAACCGTGCTTTCAGTGATGATGCTGATGAAACCGAACAATTGAAGCAGGTACATGAAGCTCAGATTGACGAGCTTCACAGGCAAATAGGTCAGTTAACCGTAGAGCGTAACTGGCTCAAAAAAAAA CTGAACAATTCGGCCTGCCGACAGAGCCGCCAAAGCATGGTGGATAAAAAACATAAAAAGCTGACCATTACTCGACAGTGCCAGTTGCTAGGGCTTAATCGGAGTACGCTTTACTATCAGCCGCACGAACCTGATCGCAGCGAAGAATACCGTATTAAATGGCTTATTGATGAAATCTATACGAGAGACTCTTCACTTGGGTATCGGCGTATGACGCATATCCTTCATAGGGATCATGGCATAAACATCAACAAGAAGCGTACCCGCCGTTATATGAGGGAAATGAACATTTATGGAATCTGCCCAGGACCCAACCTAAGTAAACGGGGCCGATTGAAGTATGTCCATCCATATCTTCTCAGAGGGCTTACAATTGATAGGCCTAATCAGGTATGGTCAGTGGATATTACCTATTGTCGGATGCCCAAAGGTCATATGTATTTAGCAGCTATCATCGATTGGCATTCCAAATATATCGTCGGTTATGAATTATCCAATACCATGGATAAAAGTCTTGTCCTCAATCTGGTGAAAAGGACTATCACAGCACATGGGAAACCCGAAATTATTAACAGTGATCAAGGATCCCAGTTTACCTGTGAAGATTATATAAATCTTTTGAAAGAGAACAACATAAAAGTATCAATGGATGGAAAAGGTCAAGCCCTTGATAATATCTGTATTGAACGCTTCTGGCGCAGTCTGAAATGGGAGAAGCTATATCTTGAGGAATATTCCACGCCTAAGCAATTACGTAACATTATTCAGGAGTATATAGCTTATTACAACATTTACCGTCCACATCAGACCTTAGAGTATAGGACACCAGGAGAAGTTTATTATAGAACCCTAGCAGAAAAAACTGCCTAA
- a CDS encoding IS481-like element ISCce1 family transposase, with amino-acid sequence MTAQDRIVKNKMSLIELAEYLQNVSEACKIHGVSRQHFYDIKKAYEENGLEGLKDKTRRKPCMKNRVAPETEEAVLRIAYEKPAYGQLRASNELRKQGVLVSAGGVRSIWQRYNIETFDKRLKKLEEKAAKEGILYTEDQLAALEKAQQEKNISIDEIDTQHPGYLLAQDTFYVGYIKGVGRIYQQTAIDTYSAVGFAKLYTAKVPVTAADILNDRVLPFFENHMIPIMRVLTDRGTEYCGAPEKHLYELFLQMNDIEHTMTKAKSPQTNGICERFNQTILNEFYKPAFRRTMYKSVEQMQEDLDFYMLEYNEERTHQGKRCKGKTPMQTFLDSLPLAREKLLNDPAS; translated from the coding sequence ATGACAGCACAAGATCGTATAGTTAAAAACAAAATGAGCCTGATTGAGTTGGCCGAATATCTTCAAAACGTAAGTGAAGCATGTAAAATTCATGGAGTCAGCAGACAGCACTTCTATGATATTAAGAAAGCTTACGAGGAAAATGGTCTGGAAGGATTAAAGGACAAGACCAGAAGAAAGCCTTGTATGAAAAACAGGGTTGCTCCAGAAACTGAGGAAGCCGTATTAAGAATAGCATATGAAAAGCCGGCATACGGGCAGCTCAGGGCAAGTAACGAACTGAGAAAACAAGGAGTTCTTGTATCAGCCGGAGGGGTAAGATCAATCTGGCAGAGATATAATATAGAAACCTTTGACAAGAGACTCAAAAAGCTTGAAGAAAAGGCTGCCAAGGAAGGCATACTTTACACTGAAGATCAGCTCGCTGCTCTGGAAAAGGCACAGCAGGAAAAGAATATATCCATAGACGAGATAGATACCCAGCACCCGGGATATTTGCTGGCACAGGACACTTTCTATGTGGGCTATATCAAAGGTGTTGGACGTATATATCAGCAAACTGCCATAGATACTTATTCGGCAGTGGGATTCGCAAAATTATATACAGCCAAGGTACCAGTAACAGCAGCAGATATATTAAATGACAGAGTCTTACCGTTCTTTGAGAATCATATGATACCGATAATGAGAGTACTCACAGACAGAGGAACGGAGTACTGTGGAGCACCTGAGAAACACTTGTATGAGTTATTTCTGCAGATGAACGACATTGAGCACACAATGACAAAGGCTAAAAGCCCTCAAACAAACGGTATATGCGAGCGTTTTAACCAAACAATTCTGAATGAATTTTATAAACCCGCATTCCGAAGGACAATGTATAAATCAGTTGAACAAATGCAGGAGGATTTGGATTTTTATATGCTGGAATACAACGAAGAGCGAACACATCAGGGGAAAAGGTGTAAAGGCAAGACGCCGATGCAGACATTTCTTGACAGCTTGCCTCTTGCCCGAGAGAAGCTCCTGAATGATCCTGCGAGTTAA
- a CDS encoding glycine-rich domain-containing protein, giving the protein MQKSSFFNSINGDRKYNASDYAAYFGSFIGNGVYPNPGNNLAVTAVGGMNISVAAGKAWINGYYYENTGTFNISIDAADGVLKRIDRIVLRLDHLNRQIVLSVLKGTPASTPTASLLTRTSDIYELGIADILINNGDTAILQGNITDQRLNNDLCGIVHGTVEQVNTSEIFNQYQAALDSFKKEKYVDFITWVENLKDILDENTAGNLLNSINDNTSNLDAHSSDYVRQPFSGKVDNNSTSTDYKVTLTPPLTAYVDGLPITIIPNVDCGVSPTLNICGLGTTPLLDADGVALTAGAMKANKPYSFVRVGNNFFIRNGSGGKPLGVNYTGSCKIVAETATKGYIECYSSGTLSFSDRLPQTVDVFLAGGGGGGSSSGNSYVGGGGGAGGYTKTFYKVKPSTPVAIYVGSGGTAGSSGGSSTYTGLTSASGGGGATSSNGANGGSAGGGGMVLSTSAWSSGGIAGSNGGNGTPPHYNTGSSGAGSNGTGQGTPTTDFFGRIHAAGGAGGAGGNTSTGVGASGDPGTSSFTAGSGSAGQTGSVGVMGCAGGNGGGGYGGGGGGGGYGSSTRGTGGTGGSGVVIVRWGY; this is encoded by the coding sequence GTGCAGAAAAGCAGTTTTTTTAACAGTATAAACGGGGACAGAAAATACAATGCCTCTGATTATGCTGCATATTTCGGGAGCTTTATCGGAAACGGAGTGTATCCAAATCCGGGTAACAATTTAGCCGTGACAGCTGTAGGTGGAATGAATATATCAGTCGCTGCAGGAAAAGCATGGATAAATGGTTATTACTATGAAAATACTGGTACATTCAATATATCAATAGATGCGGCTGACGGAGTATTAAAGAGAATTGATAGGATTGTATTGAGACTGGATCACCTGAACAGACAAATTGTTTTATCAGTTCTGAAAGGCACTCCTGCCAGTACCCCGACAGCATCGTTATTAACAAGGACCTCGGACATATACGAACTTGGTATAGCTGACATATTAATTAATAATGGAGACACTGCAATATTACAAGGAAACATTACAGATCAAAGATTAAACAATGATTTATGTGGAATAGTCCATGGGACAGTAGAACAGGTAAATACTTCAGAAATCTTTAATCAATATCAGGCTGCATTAGATAGTTTCAAAAAAGAAAAATATGTAGATTTTATAACTTGGGTAGAGAACTTAAAGGATATCCTTGATGAAAATACGGCTGGTAATCTTTTAAATTCGATTAATGATAATACATCCAACCTTGATGCTCATTCGTCCGATTATGTGAGGCAACCGTTTAGTGGGAAAGTGGACAATAATAGTACATCAACCGACTATAAAGTAACTCTTACTCCCCCGTTAACTGCATATGTAGATGGCTTACCAATAACTATAATCCCAAATGTTGATTGTGGTGTATCACCAACATTGAACATTTGCGGGTTGGGTACTACACCGCTTTTAGATGCCGATGGTGTAGCGTTAACAGCAGGAGCAATGAAAGCCAATAAGCCTTACAGTTTTGTGAGGGTAGGTAACAATTTTTTTATTCGTAATGGTAGCGGTGGTAAACCTCTGGGAGTTAACTATACAGGTTCATGTAAAATCGTTGCAGAAACAGCTACAAAAGGTTATATAGAATGTTATTCCTCAGGTACGCTTTCTTTTAGTGACAGACTTCCCCAAACAGTTGATGTATTCCTGGCAGGTGGAGGTGGAGGTGGCAGTAGTTCAGGAAATTCATATGTAGGTGGCGGTGGAGGGGCAGGTGGTTATACAAAGACTTTTTATAAGGTAAAACCCTCAACGCCTGTAGCCATTTATGTAGGTTCAGGAGGGACAGCAGGGTCCTCTGGAGGCTCCAGTACTTATACCGGGTTGACTTCAGCTTCTGGAGGTGGCGGTGCAACTTCCAGTAATGGAGCAAATGGTGGCTCTGCTGGTGGCGGAGGCATGGTTTTATCTACTAGTGCTTGGTCTAGTGGTGGTATAGCCGGCTCTAATGGCGGCAACGGCACTCCGCCTCATTATAATACTGGTTCTTCAGGAGCAGGTTCCAATGGTACGGGACAGGGTACGCCAACTACTGATTTCTTTGGAAGAATTCATGCAGCTGGAGGAGCCGGAGGAGCTGGGGGAAATACCTCAACTGGCGTAGGAGCGTCTGGAGACCCCGGAACATCATCGTTTACAGCTGGGTCTGGAAGTGCTGGTCAAACTGGTAGTGTAGGAGTCATGGGATGTGCTGGAGGTAATGGAGGTGGTGGCTACGGTGGCGGAGGAGGTGGTGGCGGCTACGGAAGCAGTACTAGAGGCACTGGTGGAACTGGTGGTAGTGGAGTAGTAATCGTAAGATGGGGCTATTAG